The sequence below is a genomic window from Miscanthus floridulus cultivar M001 unplaced genomic scaffold, ASM1932011v1 os_1299_1, whole genome shotgun sequence.
AAATTAGTTTAGCTTAGGACAAAGCTTAAACGGCCTTCATTCATTCATTCCGAAAACAGAGGGAGGGAGTACATAGACCGTGGATGACACTTGTAGCAAATGGAATAACAGAGGGATGGCGTTAGCGTGCGAAGTGCGCGTGGATTAACAAACCGCGCGGCGGGGGTTAATAACTAATCTAATAAAACTAATAGTAAACGGGATCGCTCCGCATGCAGCGTCGTGGATCCACGGCGCCAATGCTTGCAAACAATGGGCCGGCGGCGGGTGCGTGGCTCGCATGCAGcggcaccagcaccaccaccctcCGCCCCGTCGTCCCACTGGTCACTGGCTACAGGGCATCCCTGCATGTGTAGTCAGTCAATCGCTCGAGCTAGCCACCCTCAGGCCTCAGGGCAGGGTCAGGAACTCAGGCCGGCCAGAATCGATTTTTCTCATTCCTCCTAGAACGAAAACAGGGGAATTCCCTATATAACCCCCCTAGTCTAAGCCCCCAAACCACCAACACAACAACGAACATCTCCTCCGTTCTCCACCTCCAGCAGCAACAGCAACAAACAACACTTCCCCCTccttcttcttctacctctagctcgAGCTCTCAGCAGCAACAGCTACATACTCATCgatcacaccaccaccaccacctcagcgtacatacacatacacacacacgcAGTAGCGAAGAAACAAAGCAACCCAACCATGGGTCTCCTTCCTACCGACCGCATGAACAGCCTCTCCTCCCCGCGCTGCGTGTGGGTGAACGGCCCCATCATCGTGGGCGCCGGTCCCTCGGGGCTCGCCGTGGCGGCGTGCCTGCGTGAGCAGGGCGTCCCCTACGTCATCCTGGAGCGAGCCGACTGCATCGCTTCTCTCTGGCAGAAGCGCACCTACGACcgcctcaagctgcacctgcccAAGCAGTTCTGCGAGCTGCCGCGGATGCCGTTCCCGAACCACTACCCGGAGTACCCCACCCGCCGCCAGTTCATCGACTACCTCGAGGACTACGCGGCCAAGTTCGAGATCAAGCCCGAGTTTAGCAGCACCGTGCTGTCCGCGCGCTACGACGAGACGTCCGGACTCTGGCGCATCGTCACCTCCGCGCCCAACAACGGCGGCGACATGGAGTACATCGGCCGCTGGCTCGTCGTCGCCACGGGCGAGAACGCCGAGACCGTCGTCCCGGACATCCCGGGGCTCGACGGATTCGACGGCAAGGTCACCCACGTCAGCGACTACAAGTCCGGCGAGGCGTACGCCGGCAAGCGCGTGCTCGTCGTGGGGTGCGGGAACTCGGGCATGGAGGTGTCGCTtgacctctccgaccacggcGCCCGCCCGGCTATGGTCGTGCGCGACGCCGTGCACGTCCTCCCCCGCGAGGTGCTCGGCAAGTCCACCTTCGAGCTCGCCGTGCTCCTCATGCGCTGGCTCCCGCTCTGGATCGTCGACAAGATCATGGTGCTCCTCGCCTGGCTCGTCCTCGGCAACCTCGCTAAGCTCGGCCACcgccgccccgccgccggccCGCTCGAGCTCAAGGAGAAGTATGGCCGCACCCCCGTGCTCGACTACGGCGCGCTCGCCCGCATCCGTGCCGGTGACATCGCCATCGTCCCTGCCGTCACACGTTTCGGCAAGGGCGGCCAGGTTGAGCTTGCCGACGGCCGCACGCTCAACTTCGACGCCGTCATCCTCGCCACAGGATACCGCAGCAACGTGCCACAGTGGCTCCAGGTAAATTCACACttcaataattcaaattcaaatacaTGGCAGTGCCATTATACGTACTACTGTTCCATTGCAAGAACATTGATCTGATCAATCCCCATCTCCAATTAATTATTTCAGGGCAACGATTTCTTCAACAAGGACGGATACCCAAAGACCGCCTTCCCCCACGGATGGAAGGGTCAGTCAGGGCTCTACGCTGTCGGTTTCACCCGGCGTGGTCTCTCCGGCGCCTCCGCCGATGCCATGCGCATTGCCAAGGACCTTGGCAACGTTTGGAGGGAGGAGACCAAGCCGACGAAGAGGGCCGGCGCCTGCCACAGGCGCTGCATCTCCGTCGTCTTCTAATCTGATCCGTGGAGCCACCAGCGTGACGAAGGAAGCTAACTTACTGAAGCACACACACAGAGACACATACAGTTGTTCGTTCATGGTGTTTTAGTTAGTCAGTCCAATCCCCTTGGTTTGTAGTTGATTTGTTCTTTAATTTGCCTGCCAAGTACATTACTAGTAGTAGTCGTTGATTAGGTTATACGGTAAAAACAGTGAGAGTGAGTTGAGTAAAAAAAAATGGAGCCCTCCCATAGATCAGTAGGGGAAGTGAGTGAGCCCTAGGGGATTTTTACTGCAGCTATGGCCGCTAGCTTGGTGTATATAGTAGGAACCTGTTGATGGAAGAAGAGGCTCTTATTTTTCATTGACCTAGTAGCATGTTCATTTCTTTGTTCTAGCTATTGTATTGTATACACACCACCAGTGTAGTTATTCAACTACACTTTGTAGCCAGGTTTAGCAGTGTATGGTTAGTGATGAAGAGGTATCACCTcttgttaattttttttttgttactaCTCTTTGTATGACTCTTCACATGAGATCGATGGAGTGAATGTATATGGCTACTATTAGTGTAATTTGAATGTCGTCCCTTAATTTACCCCGTTTGccattattaattaattagtcTCCTCTGTGAATTCAAAGTTAATTGGCAAAGCAAAATGATGAAAGGAGATGTGAAGTGTCTCTTTCACAAATAATGCATCATTGAGATTCAGGGGGCCGGGCAGCAGTGCAGGGACACACGGTAGTGTGGCGTGGGCTGTGGAATTCCTGGCTCTTGTCCTCTGGCTGTCTCTTGCAGCACTGGATCTCTGCAGGGTCACTATTACCTGTGTTCCCAATTGGCTCCTGGTGCCATGGAAAGTTTACTGGTACAAATCAGATGAGATCTCTCTGCTGCTAGCTGCACCAGCAGCACCACACCACTACCGGCCTCTGCCAGTCGGCAGGCCCAGCCGGCCGGCCAAGATTCCAGATTAGTACAAAGTCAACTTTCACAAACAGGAGACTAAATAGGGGTGTGTGAGTGAGTGTGGCTGTGGGGGGTTAGTAATTAACATGTACAAATTCAATCCTAATCAAATTTTTGGGACTAAACCAGCTTACAGTACCGATGAAATGGCCCAAATAAATGCTTGGTTACTTGATTTTTTCTCACAAATTCATAATTTAGTTGGTTAGATATGGAAATTAGGCAATCCGATTATTGCAGTACAGTTCATCGAATAATGCACACCAGCTTGCTGCTCCTAAAATAGTACTTTGCACAATACTAGTACCAGATATTGTAACTGCTTCTAGCAGCTACAAGCAAACAACACAACCGCTGAGTATTGTTAATGACCGGTGCCCTACGGACAGCTAATTTCAATGAGGACACCCAAGATTAACAAGTTGAATTATGCATGATCGCCCTTAGCTAGCTTTCCCTTTCGAACCGGGGGCCAGAAATATCTCACTGCAAACATAAAAAGAACCAATGGTCCAAGATGGACCAGTTCATGTGATAAGAGCGCAT
It includes:
- the LOC136533906 gene encoding probable indole-3-pyruvate monooxygenase YUCCA5, which encodes MGLLPTDRMNSLSSPRCVWVNGPIIVGAGPSGLAVAACLREQGVPYVILERADCIASLWQKRTYDRLKLHLPKQFCELPRMPFPNHYPEYPTRRQFIDYLEDYAAKFEIKPEFSSTVLSARYDETSGLWRIVTSAPNNGGDMEYIGRWLVVATGENAETVVPDIPGLDGFDGKVTHVSDYKSGEAYAGKRVLVVGCGNSGMEVSLDLSDHGARPAMVVRDAVHVLPREVLGKSTFELAVLLMRWLPLWIVDKIMVLLAWLVLGNLAKLGHRRPAAGPLELKEKYGRTPVLDYGALARIRAGDIAIVPAVTRFGKGGQVELADGRTLNFDAVILATGYRSNVPQWLQGNDFFNKDGYPKTAFPHGWKGQSGLYAVGFTRRGLSGASADAMRIAKDLGNVWREETKPTKRAGACHRRCISVVF